From Thermomonas sp. XSG, one genomic window encodes:
- a CDS encoding 50S ribosomal protein L25/general stress protein Ctc, whose amino-acid sequence MSEHTIKATGRNVEGKGASRRLRRAAQLPAIVYGGSAAPQAIQIEHEAIWLASHHEWFYSSILSLDIDGKVEQVLLRDMQRHPYKQLIMHLDFQRVDASQALRTKVQLHFLNQEKSPAGKTGGVVIMHELTEVEVACLPKDLPEAIEVDLGDLAVGAVVHLSDLKLPAGVEIPALKLGKEHDVAVVVAKHGKEEVEEVAAPEAAEVPATKAAKKEDK is encoded by the coding sequence ATGTCCGAACACACCATCAAGGCCACCGGCCGCAACGTCGAGGGTAAGGGTGCGAGCCGCCGCCTGCGTCGTGCCGCCCAGCTGCCGGCCATCGTCTACGGCGGCAGCGCCGCCCCGCAGGCCATCCAGATCGAGCATGAGGCGATCTGGCTGGCCAGCCACCACGAGTGGTTCTACTCGTCGATCCTGAGCCTGGACATCGACGGCAAGGTCGAGCAGGTGCTCCTGCGCGACATGCAGCGCCATCCGTACAAGCAGCTGATCATGCACCTGGACTTCCAGCGCGTGGACGCCAGCCAGGCGCTGCGCACCAAGGTCCAGCTGCACTTCCTGAACCAGGAGAAGTCCCCGGCCGGCAAGACCGGTGGCGTGGTGATCATGCACGAGCTGACCGAAGTCGAAGTGGCCTGCCTGCCGAAGGACCTGCCGGAAGCCATCGAAGTCGACCTCGGCGACCTCGCCGTGGGTGCGGTGGTGCACCTGTCCGACCTCAAGCTGCCGGCCGGCGTGGAAATCCCGGCCCTGAAGCTGGGCAAGGAGCACGACGTCGCCGTCGTGGTCGCCAAGCACGGCAAGGAAGAAGTGGAAGAAGTCGCTGCGCCGGAAGCCGCCGAAGTGCCGGCGACCAAGGCTGCCAAGAAGGAAGACAAGTAA
- a CDS encoding ribose-phosphate diphosphokinase, whose protein sequence is MQDNPNLLVFSGNANKPLADAVCRELGVRPGKALISRFSDGEVQVEIEESVRRQEVYVIQPTNAPSAENFMELLVLIDALKRASASSVTAVVPYFGYARQDRRPRSSRVPITAKVAAKMFGAVDTDRVLTVDLHADQIQGFFDCPVDNVYASPLLLADIWRVHGTDNVIVVSPDVGGVVRARAIAKRLDDAELAIIDKRRPRANVATVMNIIGDVEGKTCVLVDDIVDTAGTLCAAANALKERGARKVVAYCVHPVLSGAALDNLNKSSLDELVVTDTIALSPAAKACSKIRQLSVAELLAETIRRMAFGESVSSLYVD, encoded by the coding sequence CGGGCAAGGCCCTGATCAGCCGCTTCTCCGACGGCGAGGTGCAGGTGGAGATCGAGGAGAGCGTGCGCCGGCAGGAGGTATACGTCATCCAGCCGACCAACGCGCCGAGCGCCGAGAATTTCATGGAGCTGCTGGTGCTGATCGACGCGCTCAAGCGCGCTTCGGCATCCAGCGTCACCGCGGTGGTACCGTACTTCGGCTATGCCCGCCAGGACCGCCGCCCGCGTTCTTCGCGCGTGCCGATCACCGCCAAGGTGGCGGCCAAGATGTTCGGCGCGGTGGACACCGACCGCGTGCTCACCGTCGACCTGCACGCCGACCAGATCCAGGGCTTCTTCGATTGCCCGGTGGACAACGTCTATGCCTCGCCGCTGCTGCTGGCCGACATCTGGCGCGTGCACGGCACCGACAACGTCATCGTGGTGTCGCCGGACGTCGGTGGCGTGGTGCGCGCGCGCGCCATCGCCAAGCGCCTGGACGATGCCGAGCTCGCCATCATCGACAAGCGCCGCCCGCGCGCCAACGTCGCCACGGTGATGAACATCATCGGTGACGTCGAGGGCAAGACCTGCGTGCTGGTCGACGACATCGTCGACACCGCCGGCACCCTGTGCGCCGCCGCCAACGCGCTGAAGGAGCGCGGCGCGCGCAAGGTCGTTGCCTATTGCGTGCACCCGGTGCTGTCCGGTGCGGCGCTGGACAACCTCAACAAGTCGTCGCTCGACGAGCTGGTCGTCACCGACACCATCGCGCTGTCGCCGGCCGCGAAGGCCTGCAGCAAGATCCGCCAGCTCAGCGTGGCCGAACTGCTGGCCGAAACCATCCGCCGGATGGCGTTCGGCGAATCGGTCAGCTCGCTGTACGTCGACTGA